The Flavobacterium piscisymbiosum genome includes a region encoding these proteins:
- the msrA gene encoding peptide-methionine (S)-S-oxide reductase MsrA, translating to MKNIFLIAFFALSLNGFAQNTKTKSASNLETITLGGGCYWCVEAVYENLDGVKSVVSGFSGGKVANPTYEEVCTGTTGHAEVVQITYDKTKTDINEIFQVFFTVHDPTTLNRQGADVGTQYRSVIFYKNEEQKKAAQSIIAELNKAKVYNSPIVTKVEPFKVFYKAEDYHQNYYANNKSQPYCKMVIQPKIEKFEKVFKDKLKKK from the coding sequence ATGAAAAATATATTTCTAATTGCCTTTTTTGCATTATCCCTGAACGGATTTGCACAAAACACCAAAACAAAAAGCGCTTCAAACCTCGAAACTATTACCCTTGGCGGAGGTTGTTATTGGTGCGTTGAAGCTGTTTATGAAAATTTAGACGGAGTCAAATCTGTAGTTTCCGGTTTCTCCGGAGGAAAAGTAGCCAATCCTACTTATGAAGAAGTTTGCACAGGAACCACCGGCCATGCCGAAGTGGTTCAAATAACTTATGACAAAACAAAAACTGATATCAATGAAATTTTTCAGGTTTTCTTTACCGTTCATGATCCAACTACATTAAATCGTCAGGGCGCAGATGTTGGAACTCAATATCGTTCTGTTATTTTTTATAAAAATGAAGAACAGAAAAAAGCAGCCCAAAGTATTATTGCAGAATTAAACAAAGCAAAAGTTTACAACAGTCCAATTGTGACAAAAGTAGAACCTTTTAAAGTTTTCTATAAAGCCGAAGATTATCACCAAAATTACTATGCAAACAACAAGAGTCAACCGTATTGCAAAATGGTAATTCAGCCGAAAATAGAAAAATTTGAAAAAGTATTTAAAGACAAATTAAAAAAGAAATAA
- a CDS encoding NAD(P)/FAD-dependent oxidoreductase, with the protein MPRELLLQVTPEIAANELLLKDYLSKQIKVSPKEIQHVSILKRSIDARQKAIKINLKVIIYLQGEAFQETKIELPIYKDVSSAQEVIVVGAGPAGLFAALQLIELGLKPIVIERGKDVRGRRRDLKAINVDHLVNEDSNYCFGEGGAGTYSDGKLYTRSKKRGDVTRILELLVAFGASEDILVEAHPHIGTNKLPKIIEDIRNKIIEFGGQVLFDTRVTDILVKNNEVEGIVTQNGEKILANKLILATGHSARDIFELLDKKKIFIEAKPFALGVRAEHSQELIDSIQYSCDYRGEHLPPAPYSIVKQVNGRGMYSFCMCPGGVIAPCATSPGEVVTNGWSPSKRDQVTANSGIVIELKLEDFKSFAKFGALAGMEFQKSIEQKAWHLAGETQKVPAQRMVDFTQNKVSADIPKTSYVPGTTSVEMGQVFPGFLSQILREGFKEFGKSMRGYLTNEAILHAPESRTSSPVRIPRDPITYEHLQIKGLYPCGEGAGYAGGIISAAIDGEKCALMIAETLK; encoded by the coding sequence ATGCCAAGAGAACTTTTACTTCAGGTAACGCCGGAAATAGCTGCAAACGAATTGTTGCTAAAAGACTATTTGTCTAAACAAATAAAGGTTTCTCCAAAGGAAATTCAACATGTTTCTATTTTAAAACGCTCTATAGATGCGCGCCAAAAAGCGATAAAAATCAACCTAAAAGTGATTATCTATCTGCAAGGCGAAGCCTTTCAGGAAACTAAAATAGAGCTACCTATATATAAGGACGTTTCTTCGGCTCAGGAAGTGATTGTAGTTGGCGCTGGTCCAGCCGGGCTTTTTGCGGCTTTGCAATTAATAGAATTAGGCTTAAAGCCAATTGTAATCGAACGCGGAAAAGATGTTCGAGGGCGTAGACGTGATCTAAAAGCGATCAACGTAGATCATTTGGTAAACGAAGATTCTAATTATTGTTTTGGTGAAGGTGGAGCAGGAACTTATTCTGACGGAAAGTTATATACACGTTCTAAAAAACGTGGCGATGTTACGAGAATTCTGGAACTTTTGGTAGCTTTTGGAGCTTCAGAAGATATTCTGGTAGAAGCACATCCGCATATCGGAACAAATAAATTGCCTAAAATCATTGAAGATATTCGAAATAAAATCATCGAGTTTGGTGGTCAGGTTTTGTTTGATACCAGAGTAACCGATATTTTGGTAAAAAATAATGAAGTCGAAGGAATCGTTACTCAAAACGGAGAAAAGATTCTGGCTAATAAATTGATCCTTGCAACAGGACATTCGGCGCGCGATATCTTTGAATTATTAGATAAAAAGAAAATTTTTATAGAAGCGAAACCTTTTGCTTTGGGAGTTCGTGCAGAACATTCACAAGAATTAATTGACAGTATTCAATACAGTTGCGATTATCGTGGCGAACATTTGCCTCCCGCACCGTATTCTATTGTAAAACAAGTAAACGGCCGCGGAATGTACTCTTTTTGTATGTGTCCTGGAGGTGTAATTGCGCCTTGCGCGACAAGTCCGGGCGAAGTGGTTACAAACGGCTGGTCACCATCTAAACGTGATCAGGTTACGGCAAATTCAGGAATTGTAATCGAATTGAAATTGGAAGATTTTAAATCTTTTGCAAAATTTGGTGCTTTGGCCGGAATGGAATTCCAAAAAAGTATCGAGCAAAAAGCTTGGCATTTGGCAGGAGAAACGCAGAAAGTTCCGGCACAGCGAATGGTCGATTTTACTCAAAATAAAGTTTCGGCAGATATTCCGAAAACATCTTATGTACCAGGAACAACTTCGGTAGAAATGGGACAGGTATTTCCAGGATTTTTATCTCAGATTTTACGCGAAGGATTTAAAGAATTCGGAAAATCGATGCGTGGTTATTTGACCAATGAAGCTATTTTGCATGCACCGGAAAGCAGAACTTCATCACCTGTTCGAATTCCGAGAGATCCAATTACTTATGAGCATTTACAAATAAAAGGTTTGTATCCTTGCGGAGAAGGAGCAGGTTATGCTGGCGGAATTATATCGGCAGCTATTGATGGCGAAAAATGCGCTTTGATGATTGCTGAAACTTTAAAATAA
- a CDS encoding quinone oxidoreductase family protein, whose product MKALTFSTFGNSDVLEYIEIPNPELKNDEILVEMKAIGLNFADVYRRKGNYHLKGNPPFIAGYEGAGIVINTNNHPEYKIGDRIAFADVPFANAELVAVNINHVLPLPEAISFETAASILLQGLTAHYLATDSHKTAKGETVLIHAVAGGVGQFLTQISKLLGANVIGLTSSADKAKVAIEQGADHVFLYNNDWKSDIFKTIAKGVDVVYDSIGNTLKDSFEVTKECGQVVFFGMAGGDPEPVDPRMLMDTSKTLTGGDLWSYLNSKEERIKRSSQLFNWIIEGKIKLSEPTSFKLSEGKLAHDYLESRKSTGKIILIP is encoded by the coding sequence ATGAAAGCACTTACCTTCTCCACTTTCGGGAATTCTGATGTTTTAGAATATATAGAAATTCCAAATCCTGAATTAAAAAACGATGAAATTTTAGTCGAGATGAAAGCCATCGGATTAAATTTTGCTGATGTTTACAGACGAAAAGGTAATTATCACCTGAAAGGAAATCCGCCTTTTATTGCCGGTTACGAAGGCGCCGGAATTGTTATCAATACCAACAATCATCCCGAATATAAAATAGGCGATCGTATAGCTTTCGCCGATGTTCCTTTTGCGAATGCAGAATTGGTTGCAGTAAATATCAATCATGTTCTCCCTCTGCCTGAAGCCATTTCTTTTGAAACTGCCGCTTCGATTTTATTACAAGGTTTAACAGCGCATTATTTAGCAACCGACAGTCATAAAACTGCGAAAGGCGAAACTGTTTTAATTCATGCTGTTGCAGGCGGAGTTGGGCAATTTTTAACTCAAATTAGCAAACTTTTAGGCGCGAATGTTATTGGCCTGACCTCATCTGCAGACAAGGCAAAAGTGGCTATCGAACAAGGTGCAGATCATGTTTTTCTATATAATAATGATTGGAAATCGGACATTTTTAAAACAATTGCAAAAGGTGTTGATGTAGTTTACGACAGTATTGGAAATACTTTAAAAGATAGTTTCGAAGTCACCAAAGAATGCGGACAGGTTGTTTTCTTTGGGATGGCCGGTGGAGATCCCGAGCCTGTAGACCCAAGAATGCTAATGGATACTTCAAAGACTTTAACCGGAGGCGATTTATGGAGTTATTTAAATTCTAAAGAAGAAAGAATCAAAAGATCCAGCCAATTATTCAACTGGATCATCGAAGGAAAAATCAAACTTTCAGAACCCACCTCTTTCAAATTATCCGAAGGCAAACTAGCCCACGATTATCTCGAAAGCCGAAAAAGCACCGGAAAAATAATATTGATTCCGTAA
- a CDS encoding aminopeptidase P N-terminal domain-containing protein, translating into MKQLFFLFALFFTFFQIQSQENLPTDYLSKEFHRGRREAFRNLMPANSVAVIFSYPDRVFSKDINYNYHQNPDLYYLSGYKEPDAVLFIFKETQGPEKYNEILFVRERNASKETWTGRRLGTEGAKSKLGFTTVYNGKDFKNFAIDFKKFDKIIYDKIPTDIGNDKSGFDLYGLLESFKTKAAIIQQNGASIDLFTHITNSLREIKTPEEMELMRKTVKLSCIAHNEVMKAVGPDMSENEADGIHAYIHRHYGAEGEGYPPIVGAGANGCILHYGENNATKIDNQLLLMDVGSEYHGYSADVTRTIPANGKFTEEQKAIYQLVYESQEEVFKICKPGTPIQDLNERSREVIAAGLIKLGIISDPKDSRIYYPHGCSHFLGLDVHDKGNYMGNLKENMVLTVEPGIYIPANSKCDKKWWNIGVRIEDDIAITKDSYENLSAESPRKWQDVEKLATQKSTFNEMKFPKI; encoded by the coding sequence ATGAAGCAATTATTTTTCTTGTTTGCCTTATTCTTTACATTTTTTCAAATCCAATCTCAGGAGAATTTACCAACAGATTATCTCTCGAAAGAATTTCATAGAGGACGTCGGGAAGCATTTAGAAATCTAATGCCTGCAAATTCTGTAGCGGTAATTTTTTCTTATCCCGACAGAGTTTTTTCAAAAGACATTAATTATAATTATCATCAAAATCCCGATTTATATTACCTGTCAGGATACAAAGAACCTGATGCTGTTTTATTTATTTTTAAAGAAACTCAGGGACCAGAAAAATACAATGAAATTCTTTTTGTGAGAGAAAGAAATGCATCAAAAGAAACATGGACAGGAAGACGTTTAGGAACCGAAGGCGCAAAATCTAAACTAGGATTCACAACAGTTTATAACGGAAAAGATTTTAAAAATTTTGCAATCGATTTTAAAAAATTCGACAAGATAATTTACGATAAAATCCCAACAGATATTGGCAATGACAAAAGCGGATTTGATCTTTATGGTCTGTTAGAAAGTTTTAAAACCAAAGCCGCGATTATACAACAAAATGGAGCATCAATAGACTTATTTACCCATATCACCAATTCGCTTAGAGAAATAAAAACTCCGGAAGAAATGGAGTTAATGCGTAAAACCGTAAAACTTTCCTGCATTGCGCATAACGAAGTAATGAAAGCCGTTGGTCCAGATATGAGCGAAAACGAAGCTGACGGAATTCACGCTTACATTCACAGACATTACGGTGCCGAAGGCGAAGGTTATCCGCCAATTGTAGGTGCCGGAGCAAACGGATGCATCCTGCATTATGGCGAAAATAACGCCACAAAAATCGACAATCAATTATTATTGATGGATGTGGGTTCTGAATACCACGGTTATTCTGCCGATGTTACCAGAACAATTCCGGCAAACGGAAAATTTACCGAAGAGCAAAAAGCCATTTATCAATTGGTATATGAATCACAGGAAGAGGTTTTTAAAATTTGTAAACCAGGAACTCCAATTCAGGATCTAAATGAAAGATCCAGAGAAGTTATTGCGGCAGGATTAATTAAACTAGGCATTATTAGTGACCCTAAAGATTCCCGAATATATTATCCGCACGGCTGCTCCCATTTTCTGGGCTTAGATGTTCATGACAAAGGAAATTATATGGGCAATCTAAAAGAAAACATGGTGCTCACGGTTGAACCCGGAATCTATATTCCTGCAAACAGCAAATGCGATAAAAAATGGTGGAATATTGGTGTTCGCATCGAAGATGATATCGCAATCACAAAAGATTCATACGAAAATTTATCAGCAGAATCTCCTAGAAAATGGCAGGATGTCGAGAAATTAGCGACTCAAAAAAGTACTTTCAACGAAATGAAATTCCCTAAAATATAA
- the idi gene encoding isopentenyl-diphosphate Delta-isomerase, with protein MIEENVILVNQNDEQIGLMPKLEAHEKAVLHRAFSVFILNDKNEIMLQQRAHHKYHSPLLWTNTCCSHQREGETNVEAGSRRLFEEMGFKAELKELFHFIYKAPFDNGLTEHELDHVMIGYYNDNPNINTEEVEDWKWMKIEDVKADIEKQPEIYTVWFKIIFDEFDHYLEDHKL; from the coding sequence ATGATAGAAGAAAACGTAATATTAGTAAACCAAAACGATGAGCAAATTGGCTTAATGCCAAAATTAGAAGCACATGAAAAAGCAGTCCTGCATCGCGCTTTTTCGGTTTTTATTTTAAATGATAAAAATGAAATAATGCTGCAGCAACGTGCTCATCACAAATATCACTCGCCTTTACTCTGGACCAATACATGTTGTAGCCATCAGCGTGAGGGAGAAACGAATGTCGAAGCCGGAAGCAGAAGATTGTTTGAAGAAATGGGTTTTAAAGCCGAGTTGAAAGAACTCTTTCATTTTATTTATAAAGCACCTTTTGATAATGGTTTGACAGAGCATGAACTGGATCATGTTATGATTGGTTATTATAATGATAACCCAAACATAAATACTGAAGAAGTAGAAGACTGGAAATGGATGAAGATTGAGGATGTAAAAGCTGATATTGAAAAACAACCTGAAATTTATACCGTTTGGTTTAAAATAATATTTGATGAATTTGATCATTATTTAGAAGATCATAAGCTTTAA
- a CDS encoding DUF6630 family protein, whose amino-acid sequence MKDFFSNLFGRNNDPKSIVSFDVVDAIYTYLYNENNKLEFKIKGIHDTVLVNLYSFPGSFNYEEAQNEIKKAGYKNAYEVLNEIYKKINIGPVSEEQMLQELEYDYIHIQFYTEPTPEAKKYLKHVLHNFVIFFCCTNSLETNDFRMLYNNSFFLDYTKGILDTESIDIKDPKNDTQKIGFKEFEKVLQGICEYVKIELPKEIELPSAESLLPEEVEVTQETFEEFIKLVSRGDVDEKLVQKQSKKLLKNFKKGHTEYHDIVKGQWDFFESIDAWNSDWKFDPEDAEYFISEMIGEDLNFDYPEETYSHDLFPYIQSALEKRGLELMSYDTHGDNYLFFVANKNDVSRILQLSELTKIEVDSL is encoded by the coding sequence ATGAAAGACTTCTTTTCTAATTTATTTGGTCGAAATAACGATCCAAAATCGATTGTTTCTTTTGATGTTGTTGATGCTATTTATACTTATTTGTATAATGAGAATAATAAACTGGAGTTTAAGATAAAAGGAATTCATGATACTGTTTTAGTGAATTTATATTCATTTCCCGGTTCATTTAATTATGAAGAGGCCCAAAATGAAATTAAAAAGGCAGGTTATAAAAATGCCTACGAAGTTTTAAACGAAATCTATAAAAAGATTAATATAGGACCAGTTTCAGAAGAGCAGATGCTTCAGGAATTGGAATACGATTATATTCATATTCAGTTTTATACAGAGCCAACCCCGGAAGCTAAAAAGTACCTGAAACATGTTTTGCATAATTTCGTTATCTTTTTTTGTTGTACGAATAGTTTAGAAACTAACGATTTTAGAATGCTCTATAATAATAGTTTTTTTCTGGATTACACCAAAGGAATATTAGATACGGAATCTATCGATATAAAGGATCCAAAAAACGATACTCAGAAAATAGGTTTCAAAGAGTTTGAGAAGGTTTTGCAGGGAATATGCGAATATGTAAAAATTGAATTACCCAAAGAAATTGAGCTTCCTTCAGCAGAAAGTTTATTACCTGAAGAAGTTGAAGTTACGCAGGAAACTTTTGAAGAGTTTATAAAATTGGTTTCAAGAGGAGATGTCGATGAAAAATTGGTTCAAAAGCAATCGAAGAAACTTTTAAAGAATTTTAAAAAAGGACATACAGAATATCATGATATCGTGAAAGGACAATGGGACTTTTTTGAAAGTATCGATGCCTGGAACAGCGACTGGAAATTTGATCCTGAAGATGCTGAATATTTTATTTCAGAAATGATTGGCGAAGATCTTAATTTCGATTATCCCGAAGAAACCTATAGCCATGATTTGTTTCCTTACATTCAATCGGCTTTAGAGAAAAGAGGTCTTGAATTGATGAGTTATGATACTCATGGAGATAATTATTTGTTTTTTGTGGCGAATAAAAATGATGTTTCCCGAATTTTACAATTGTCTGAATTGACGAAAATTGAGGTGGATAGTTTATAG
- the msrB gene encoding peptide-methionine (R)-S-oxide reductase MsrB, with translation MKTKTQIFSLCFLIPLFILQACGQSAKKQNTKTVVMENKITKPGNPYYSNTDTTKLNVTDAEWKKVLPEDVYDVMRNADTERPFTGKYWNTDEKGTYYCASCGNLLFRSGAKFASSCGWPSFFEQDNKKSVVYKNDNSLGMERIEALCGRCGGHLGHLFDDGPEPTGKRYCMNSIALDFVPDSK, from the coding sequence ATGAAAACAAAAACCCAAATCTTCAGCCTTTGCTTTTTAATTCCGCTTTTTATTTTACAGGCATGCGGACAAAGCGCAAAAAAACAAAATACCAAAACAGTAGTCATGGAAAACAAAATCACTAAACCCGGAAATCCTTATTATTCGAACACAGATACCACCAAACTTAATGTCACGGATGCTGAATGGAAAAAGGTATTACCCGAAGACGTTTATGATGTAATGCGAAATGCAGATACCGAAAGACCTTTTACCGGAAAATACTGGAATACAGACGAAAAAGGAACTTATTATTGCGCTTCTTGCGGGAACTTACTTTTTCGTTCCGGAGCCAAATTTGCCAGCAGCTGCGGATGGCCAAGTTTTTTTGAACAAGACAACAAAAAAAGTGTAGTATATAAAAATGATAACTCTCTGGGAATGGAAAGAATCGAAGCGCTTTGCGGGCGTTGCGGCGGACATTTAGGCCATTTATTTGATGACGGACCGGAACCAACCGGAAAGCGTTATTGCATGAATTCGATCGCACTTGACTTTGTTCCTGATTCTAAATAA